A single region of the Drosophila takahashii strain IR98-3 E-12201 chromosome 2R, DtakHiC1v2, whole genome shotgun sequence genome encodes:
- the LOC108056490 gene encoding odorant receptor 23a-like, whose protein sequence is MKRSDILKIEYFRDQFRAWRLSGSFELSKGKYWSWTMFKCILVYLLTPMILGAMFRSDKPLENNYNFIVSLTLLSNLLKFPIYVTQLPKLVEIQKLISQLDARVSGKDQELRHGKISKHMQRMSKLFLIIYVIIFINAAVPFVFEKERNLPVPMWFPLDWKNSSLAYMGALHFQEISMFFQILHTYAADSFSPLALILVSEQCQLLILRISQIGYGSRTLKENEQDLVECIRDQNTLYRLLELLRTMISYPLMVQFSTVGVSIAANLFGLIYYVETTSNRVYYFCYLLGLTMQIYPSCYYGSTLENSFAELHYAVFCSNWVGQSATYRGHMLIMEERTKRQQRLLAGKLVPIHLRTFVACLQGAFSFFTLMVNRSDPNREHLKLRQLK, encoded by the exons ATGAAGCGCAGTGATATCCTGAAGATCGAATACTTTCGTGACCAGTTTCGCGCCTGGCGACTAAGTGGCTCTTTTGAACTGAGCAAGGGAAAGTACTGGAGCTGGACTATGTTTAAGTGCATACTTGTATATTTGCTGACGCCTATGATATTAGGGGCTATGTTTCGATCCGACAAACCCTTGGAGAATAACTACAACTTTATCGTGTCACTCACTTTGCTGTCAAATCTACTGAAGTTCCCGATATACGTCACCCAACTACCAAAACTGGTCGAGATTCAGAAGCTAATTAGCCAACTAGACGCCCGGGTTTCCGGGAAGGATCAGGAACTCCGGCACGGAAAAATCTCCAAGCACATGCAAAGGATGTCCAAGCTGTTTCTGATCATATacgttattatttttatcaacGCGGCGGTTCCTTTTGTGTTTGAAAAAGAGCGCAACCTGCCTGTGCCTATGTGGTTTCCCTTAGACTGGAAAAATTCATCGCTAGCCTATATGGGAGCTTTACATTTTCAGGAGATCAGCATGTTTTTTCAAATCCTACATACTTATGCAGCGGACTCCTTTTCTCCCTTGGCCTTGATCCTGGTTTCCGAACAATGTCAGTTGCTTATCCTAAGGATCTCTCAAATAGGATATGGTTCTAGGACTCTGAAAGAAAATGAACAGGACCTTGTCGAATGCATCAGGGATCAAAATACGCTCTACAG GTTACTTGAATTGTTACGTACCATGATTTCCTATCCCTTGATGGTGCAGTTCTCAACTGTTGGCGTTAGTATCGCAGCCAACTTGTTTGGCTTGATATACTATGTGGAGACCACTTCGAATCGGGTGTACTACTTCTGTTATCTGTTGGGTCTTACTATGCAGATATATCCTAGCTGTTATTACGGAAGCACATTGGAGAACAGCTTTGCAGAGCTGCATTACGCAGTCTTTTGCAGCAACTGGGTGGGTCAAAGCGCTACCTACCGGGGGCACATGCTAATCATGGAGGAACGGACCAAACGACAGCAGCGCCTTCTCGCCGGCAAACTGGTGCCA
- the Obp56g gene encoding general odorant-binding protein 56h, whose amino-acid sequence MNKRSKMRATLALTLLLSCLTGILSQHQLDTAVSKELVEGCMKENGVTAQDLADLHSGKVKAEDAKDNVKCSTQCILVKSGYMDSTGKLLTDKVKAHYANTSLKDAIEKDLDRCSKVKGANACDTAFQILGCFQGAN is encoded by the exons ATGAATAAGCGAAGCAAAATGAGGGCTACACTGGCATTGACTCTGCTTCTCAGCTGCCTCACAGGGATTCTGTCG CAACACCAATTAGATACCGCTGTGTCCAAGGAGCTGGTAGAAGGTTGCATGAAGGAGAATGGAGTAACTGCCCAGGATCTGGCCGATTTGCATTCGGGCAAGGTGAAAGCTGAGGATGCAAAGGACAACGTCAAGTGCTCAACCCAGTGCATTCTGGTCAAGAGCGGTTACATGGACTCAACGGGGAAACTGCTGACCGACAAGGTCAAGGCTCACTATGCCAACACGTCTTTGAAGGATGCGATCGAAAAGGATTTGGACAGGTGCAGCAAGGTCAAGGGGGCCAACGCCTGCGACACGGCATTCCAGATATTGGGCTGCTTCCAAGGAGCCAATTAA